CGCATGGACCATGAGCACGGTGACGTGCATGCCGCCGACCTCGCCCTCCGCGAACTCGAAGGAGGCGTTGTCCGTCAGCTGATGGTGGAGCCAGTTCTCGAGTTCCTCGTTGCCCTTTTTCACGAGCCTGTACCGGAACGAGCTGCCGACTACCTTGTGCGTCTCGTCGTCGATTCCCCAGACCATGTATGCCGTCGGGGCGCCCAGCCTGCAGGCGGAGTTGGCCAGCGCGCTGATCCTTTGGCCGATCATCTCGGGGTTCGAGTTGTTCGTCTTGAACTCAATCCACTCAGTCTCGGCGTCGTGGCGGCAAAGCTCCTCCACGAGCAGTGCGATGTCAATGTCGGCACCCATGTGACTCCATCTTCCCAAACGTATGGCCAGCATCCATTCTACAGCAGGCCAAGGTTCTCGATACGACCCGCGATACCCCGCCAGGCGGGGCCCGCCACCGTGCGCCCCGCCCTGCATGACATCCTCGCAAGGGGACCGAAGGGGGTTCCCGTCCGAAGCACGGAGGCAAAGACATGTACGCGCAGCTGACGCTGGGATTCGGAGTTGAGGAGAAGGTGGGTGTGCGAGACCTGATCGTGCGCGGTGTTTTGGTTCAATAGGAACTGTGCGGAAAGATTGGGGCCGAGGCGACGGGCACCAAGGTCGACTACCTCAAGTGGAGGGCCCAGATCGGTGAGTGGTGCGTCGGCGTGATCAACGACTACCTCGTGGCCAACGGGCCGTCGACCCGCACCGAGATCATCGAGGTCACGTCGCCCCACCTGCCCGCCTCGCTCACGCCGGAGCAGCGCGAGAACAAGGCGGACAACCTCCTCAGGAAGATGAGACCGTAGGACGGGATCAGGAGCCGACCGATCGGAGGCGGGCGCGTCTGGGAGGCCACGTGACCGCCGGGCGATTTACGTGTGCTTACGGGCGATTTACGTGTGCCCGGGAGCGGGCGGCATGAAGTCTTCGCAGCTAGAGGGCTTATCTCGCACCCTCTGACTCCCTCCGATTACGTGAGGGTAACGCGGGTACTCGCTGCCGCGCCCCTGCCGCGCCGTGACGATCTGGACCCACCCAAAGATCAGCCTCACGGGTACGACGTCGACGCCTTCAACGCACGGCATCCAAGGCATGTTTCTGCAGCACATCGTATTACACCATGATCGCCCCCATGCTCGACACCGTCAAGGGCTACCTCCGTCAGCGCCTCGCTCAAGGGCGTCGGCAAGAAGAACCTCGCCGTTGCGCCTGGAAGACGAGACCGCTTTCTCCGCCATCCTCAGGAAGCCCATGAACTGGCTTGGCATCTGTCGCGATAACGCCGCCAGCTCAATTGGCCTTTCGGGTCGCCCCGTACGGTTCTCTGCGACCATGCCGGTGCGAAATCCAAGCTTGGCGGCCGCCCGCTCGAACTCGCGTGTCCGTACCGCAACCTACAGCTACTTGAACCGCATGGCTCAATCCTCATGTCTCTCGTTCCTGATGCTCCCCTGCGCGAGGTCCTCGGCACGATAGGTCGCATAGCCCTCATAGGAGTAGGACGCATCGACCCCACGCGCCAACAACGTGAAGTTGTCCAGCTGATTGGAGAGAGAACCGCGAAGCAACTCCTTGAGCTCCAGGTCACGTACGGGGCTGCGCTCCATGGCAAGGAGGTAATCCTCGTGCCCTATCTGGCTCCAATCAACCGTGCGGCCCAGTTCGCAACGGAATATGTGATCAAGCCAGATGCGCCCCGCCCGGCCGTTGCCCTCGCGAAACGGATGGGCAACGTTCATCTCCACGTACTTCTCGACAATCTCCTCGAAGTCACCCTGCCGCATGCCCTCTATGCTCTTGAGGGCTGATTGCAGGTACAACGCCGATGCAAACCGGAAACTGCCCTTGGACAGGTTGACGTCACGCACCCTGCCAGCGAAGTCGTAGATGTCACCAAAGAGTGTGACATGGATCTTTTGGAGCGTGGTAAACGTGCCTGGCTCCAGCTTGTCGAGCGCGCCGTCCCTATAGAGGGAGAGGGCAGCCAGCTTGGAGATGCGCTCCTCCTCATGGGCAAGCTCAATGCTGCTGGCGATGCCAAGCTTGTTTTGAGGTATCATCGCTCAATTACCTGCCTTGCAAGAGTCTTCCGGCTCAGCTCTTCGATCATGAGTCCCTTGGCGAAGGACGTGAAGTTCATGCCCCTGAGGGAGGCTGCCTCCTTAGCAGAGTCGCGAAGCGTGCGCGGTATGCGAATGGTGACTGGCGCGAGTCCGGAATCCCGCAGGTAGGACTTGATCTCTGTGGGGGTGACACCGGAATCGAGCGGCCCTGTATATCTCACGCGCACATCCTATCCATTGCATGGCTCAAGCAATACGCAAGAGGATTCTATCAGAAGGTGCGGATCTCATTTGTAGAGGGCTTGCAGGTGACCAAGAGGTATGGCAAGAGGTGCGGAAACGATAGGGGCAGTCGTCACGCGCTCCTGTTGGGGTCATGAGGTGAGCAAGGCGGACGTCGTCAGCGTCAGCCCCACAGCAGCCCGACGGCGCTCATGAACGCGAGCTGAGAGAGCAACTCGCACCATCCGACAACCCCGATCCCTCCGCCCGTGCCGACGTCTCCGTCCCTGCCAGAGCGACACCTCTCGTCGATTTTCGCCACGGTTTCACGCCCAAACCGCAGGAGGAAATCGTCCAGCGTAGGGTACGTGTCGCTTGCCTGGTGCTGCGCGATGCGAACGTAGCAGAGCACGGCCGCACGAGCTGCGGGAATGCGGGAGAGCTCCAAGAGCGACATACTCCCGACCCTGCCATCGCAAAGCGAGAAGACCATGTCGTTCCCGCATCCGGAGAGCTTCTCGACATCCACGCCGGCGTGCGCGGCGAGCCCGAGGTCCGACCGCACGCGCATGCACACCCTCCCGAGCAGGTTGGAGCCGCGCCAGCGCGAGATGTCTCGAAAGCGCTTGTCGTGTTCTGCCAGGCCGACGCCCCAGCTGCGATCGTACGGAGACGCCTCCGCAAGGACTGCGACGCCCGTCGTGAGCAGACGTTCGGCGAGCTTTGGGTTCTGCATGAACTTCTCGCGCACCCCTACGTAGACGAGCTGTTCGCGCACATCGCGCCACAGGGCATCATCGTAGGGCTTGACTCGGGCACCAAGCTCCTTCGCCCTGCGCGGGGTGGGCGTCTCGAGTATGGCGTCCGCTGAGCCTGTGTCCCCCATTACGCGAGCCTTCTGCCACATCATCCAGTGCTCGGTCGTGCAAAACTCTCGCCCGCAGAACACAAGGCCGCTCGGGTGCCAGTTGCTGCAGAACCCCAGGGCGTCCTTCTCTCTCCAGAAGCCGATCAGCGTCGGCCCGTCTTCGCTGGAGGCCGCCGGACGAGACGCGCCTTCGTCTGGGCCGACGGAGAAGTACTCCTCCCAGAGGCCCGAAACGTCCCTCCCAAGTGCCTCTTCGATCAGTATCGAGACCATGATGAGGTCGCGCTCGTCGCTTGTCTGCGAGTACTGGCTCGCGTCACGGTTGACGGTCACGCTGGTCAGCACATAGCCCTCGGCCCTTCGCGCCACATGTACACGATAGACGCAGACCCCGGTCCAGCTGCGGTGGAGGTTCAGCGACTCTCCGTCGAAGTACGAGAACCAGTGGTCCTCCATGGTCTGTGGGATGTGGCCGAGTGCCAGCAGCTCGAACTCCTCAGTCGTGAGAGGGATGTCCAGATCGATCTTAGCATGCGCCCTGGACATCCGACGAGTCTTCCAGTCGGACCTCAACGCTCTCTGCCGTGGGCGGGCGGGCTTTACCGCGCTCCCAGACAGGGCCTCGTTCCTGTCGCCAAAGCCCATCGACCACATCGCGACCGCCTTCTTCGCGTCGTCCATTGTTCCTCCTTCTCCAGGCAACGCCGCATACGATGCTAGCAATCGCGTCGGATGCAAGCTCAAGGGGATCGCCCAATGGGCTGTTGCCTCGACTGGTAGGCAGACCGTAGGGTCGATCACGGCTCCTCGTCTGCCTGGTGTTATGCAAAAGCGGTGCGAAACGGCCGGGAACTCACGATACCTCGCCTTGATCGATGCGCTGATATGCCGTCGCCCGCGCCGCGCCGACCTTCTTTACGGCACCCTCAGCCTGCAGCCTTTGCAGAACCCGCTCGACCGTGCGGCGGCTGAGTGTTGGATTGTCGTCCATGATCTGGCGTTTGGTCACTGTCCCCGTAAGGCCGGCGAAGTACGCGCGCAGGACATCCTCGCCCTTGGCGCTGGAAGACAGCAGGGAAACGCGCTCGTCGAGGTCGCGGTAGCATGCGGTCATAACTCCCAGCAGGTAGGTGACGAATGGCGCGTAGTCGCTTTCTCCCTGAGCCCATCTGGGCGAGCTCGCGGCGAGGGCCTCGTAGTAGGTCGTCTTCGTACGTTCGATTTCGGCCTCAATGGAGACGTACTTGCCCACATCGTACCCGCTGCGGTAGGACAGGAGCAGCATGAGCAGGCGGCTCATGCGTCCGTTGCCGTCGGCGAAGGGATGGATGCTCACGAAGTCGAAGACGAAGATGAGCGACACGAGCAGCGGGTCATAGGTGGCGCCCTTGCTCCAGCGTGCATACTCATCACAGATGCGCTCGACGGCAGAAGGCGTCGCCGCCGCGCTCGTTGGGACGAACCTCGCCACCATGCTGCCATCCTCCGTGCGCTCGGCGATAGTGTTGTCCGAGTCCTTCCAACGTCCCGCAAACGAGACATCTTGGAAGCGGTAGAGGTCGCGGTGGAGCTGTAGGATGACGCCCGGCGTGATGGGAATGCTATCATGGCTCTCGTGAATCGTGTCCAGCACGTAACGGTATCCGGCAATCTCGCGCTCATCGCGGTTCGCAGGCTTGACCTTTCGCTCCATCAACTCGCGCAGGCGGACCTCGGAGGTCGATATGTTCTCGATGCGATTGGATGCGCCCGTACCCTGGATCTTCGCAACCTCGCAGAGCCTGTCGAGCACGGCGGGCTGCAGCGACTTATAGAGCTCCTGCCTGCCCCGATGCTCTCTCACATCACCAATTGCGGACACGACCCCTGGCATCATGAGCCTCTGGAGAACCTTCCCGTATTCGAACTGCAACACCGTGGTATCCTCGTCAACTGCTAAAGTATCTTAGCCATGTAAGAGCATATTGACTACTATACACGTAATGTGGCTAAGATAATAGAGGCTTCGTAAGTTCGTGTAGGTGGGTGGTTGCGTCACCGCCCCGGCGACGTGGGCCTCACCGCCAGGGCGACGTGGGCCTCACCGCCAGGGCGACGACGCAGGAGTGTACACAAATCGGTGGAAATGGCCTCTCGGTGCCGTTTCGGGGCATTTGTGTACACTGTTGGGCCGTGGCCTTGGGTTGTGGGTGGCCTTGGGATCGCAATAGTGTACACAAATGGGAGGATCGGGCCTCTCCGCACCGGATTGGGGCATTTGTGTACACTGTTGCGCCTCGCGAGGATCGTGCGAGCGACCGTGGGGACGCAGGAGTGTACACAGATCGGCCAAAATGGCCTCTCGGCGCCGTTTTGGGGCGTTTGTGTACACTGTTGCGACGCGCGTCGCGATACGAATCGCGACGCGAGCTGCGTCGAGTGGCACGAGCGCCTCAGCCGCCATGGCGTGCCGGCGGCTAGCCC
The DNA window shown above is from Olsenella sp. oral taxon 807 and carries:
- a CDS encoding NADAR family protein, which encodes MDDAKKAVAMWSMGFGDRNEALSGSAVKPARPRQRALRSDWKTRRMSRAHAKIDLDIPLTTEEFELLALGHIPQTMEDHWFSYFDGESLNLHRSWTGVCVYRVHVARRAEGYVLTSVTVNRDASQYSQTSDERDLIMVSILIEEALGRDVSGLWEEYFSVGPDEGASRPAASSEDGPTLIGFWREKDALGFCSNWHPSGLVFCGREFCTTEHWMMWQKARVMGDTGSADAILETPTPRRAKELGARVKPYDDALWRDVREQLVYVGVREKFMQNPKLAERLLTTGVAVLAEASPYDRSWGVGLAEHDKRFRDISRWRGSNLLGRVCMRVRSDLGLAAHAGVDVEKLSGCGNDMVFSLCDGRVGSMSLLELSRIPAARAAVLCYVRIAQHQASDTYPTLDDFLLRFGRETVAKIDERCRSGRDGDVGTGGGIGVVGWCELLSQLAFMSAVGLLWG
- a CDS encoding Fic family protein, with the translated sequence MLQFEYGKVLQRLMMPGVVSAIGDVREHRGRQELYKSLQPAVLDRLCEVAKIQGTGASNRIENISTSEVRLRELMERKVKPANRDEREIAGYRYVLDTIHESHDSIPITPGVILQLHRDLYRFQDVSFAGRWKDSDNTIAERTEDGSMVARFVPTSAAATPSAVERICDEYARWSKGATYDPLLVSLIFVFDFVSIHPFADGNGRMSRLLMLLLSYRSGYDVGKYVSIEAEIERTKTTYYEALAASSPRWAQGESDYAPFVTYLLGVMTACYRDLDERVSLLSSSAKGEDVLRAYFAGLTGTVTKRQIMDDNPTLSRRTVERVLQRLQAEGAVKKVGAARATAYQRIDQGEVS
- the fic gene encoding protein adenylyltransferase Fic gives rise to the protein MIPQNKLGIASSIELAHEEERISKLAALSLYRDGALDKLEPGTFTTLQKIHVTLFGDIYDFAGRVRDVNLSKGSFRFASALYLQSALKSIEGMRQGDFEEIVEKYVEMNVAHPFREGNGRAGRIWLDHIFRCELGRTVDWSQIGHEDYLLAMERSPVRDLELKELLRGSLSNQLDNFTLLARGVDASYSYEGYATYRAEDLAQGSIRNERHED